A window of Longispora fulva contains these coding sequences:
- a CDS encoding carbohydrate ABC transporter permease, with product MRKRKFRSWGPALLLVAPSLVLLGVFVYGFIGWNAKVSLTDWKGLTPSDTYVGLANYRELFADQTFRNDARNLLVFTVVFIGGALAMGIVLALLLDKGARGESVWRGVFLFPMAISFIATGIVWRWLLNSDPGAGTTGLNTFLDWFGLHSDWHKSPSAGAITAIALPAGWALSGYVMALFLAGLRGIPEELREAARVDGASERQVYWSVVRPMLTPVLMSALVILAHISLKTFDLIYAIAPLDARTETPALYMWLTSFRGGFFARGAAIATLLFLAIALVVVPYIWYTSRKERTR from the coding sequence ATGCGCAAGAGGAAGTTCCGCTCCTGGGGGCCGGCGCTGCTGCTCGTGGCGCCGTCCCTGGTCCTGCTCGGCGTCTTCGTGTACGGCTTCATCGGCTGGAACGCGAAGGTGTCCCTCACCGACTGGAAGGGCCTCACGCCCAGCGACACCTACGTGGGCCTGGCCAACTACCGGGAGCTGTTCGCCGACCAGACGTTCCGCAACGACGCCCGCAACCTGCTCGTGTTCACCGTGGTGTTCATCGGTGGCGCGCTGGCGATGGGCATCGTGCTCGCGCTGCTCCTCGACAAGGGCGCGCGGGGCGAGTCCGTCTGGCGGGGCGTGTTCCTGTTCCCGATGGCGATCTCGTTCATCGCGACCGGCATCGTGTGGCGCTGGCTGCTCAACAGCGACCCGGGCGCCGGCACCACCGGGCTGAACACGTTCCTCGACTGGTTCGGGCTGCACTCCGACTGGCACAAGTCCCCGTCGGCGGGCGCGATCACGGCGATCGCCCTGCCGGCGGGCTGGGCGCTGTCGGGGTACGTGATGGCCCTGTTCCTGGCCGGCCTGCGCGGCATCCCGGAGGAACTGCGCGAGGCCGCGCGGGTCGACGGGGCCTCCGAGCGGCAGGTCTACTGGTCGGTGGTCCGCCCGATGCTCACCCCGGTGCTGATGAGCGCGCTGGTGATCCTCGCGCACATCTCGCTGAAGACGTTCGACCTGATCTACGCGATCGCCCCGCTGGACGCCCGGACGGAGACCCCGGCGCTGTACATGTGGCTCACGTCCTTCCGGGGCGGCTTCTTCGCCCGGGGCGCGGCGATCGCGACCCTGTTGTTCCTCGCGATCGCGCTCGTGGTCGTGCCCTACATCTGGTACACGTCACGCAAGGAGCGGACCCGATGA